The Blautia hydrogenotrophica DSM 10507 genome window below encodes:
- the pstC gene encoding phosphate ABC transporter permease subunit PstC — protein MNQLKERGMKIVFLIAACTSVLAVAFICIFLFANGIPAIGKIGVADFLLGETWRPSNDIYGILPMILGSIYVTAGAIILGVPIALLTSVFLAYYCPKRMYPVLQSAVSLMAGVPSVVYGFFGLVMIVPTMQQITGRDGSNMLTASILLAIMILPTIVGVTESAIRSVPGSYYEGSLALGATHERSVFCAILPAAKSGLIAGVVLGIGRAIGETMAVIMVAGNQARMPAGLLRGIRTLTSNIVLEMGYAADLHREALIATGVVLFVFILIINLAVSLLNRRAENGN, from the coding sequence ATGAATCAGTTAAAAGAAAGAGGAATGAAAATTGTTTTCCTGATTGCAGCCTGTACTTCTGTTTTGGCGGTGGCGTTTATCTGTATATTCCTTTTTGCAAATGGAATACCGGCCATCGGTAAAATCGGAGTGGCGGACTTTCTTTTGGGGGAGACCTGGAGGCCCAGCAACGATATCTATGGAATTTTGCCTATGATTTTGGGTAGCATCTATGTGACAGCAGGGGCGATTATCTTAGGAGTGCCGATTGCACTTTTGACTTCTGTGTTCCTGGCTTATTACTGTCCTAAGAGGATGTATCCGGTTTTGCAGTCAGCGGTTTCTTTGATGGCAGGCGTACCGTCTGTAGTATATGGTTTCTTTGGCCTGGTAATGATTGTGCCGACGATGCAGCAGATTACAGGGCGGGACGGAAGCAACATGCTGACGGCGTCTATCCTGCTGGCGATTATGATACTTCCGACGATTGTAGGAGTGACGGAATCGGCTATCCGAAGTGTTCCTGGTTCTTATTATGAAGGTTCCCTGGCTTTGGGGGCTACCCATGAGCGCAGCGTCTTTTGTGCGATTCTTCCGGCGGCAAAATCTGGGCTTATCGCCGGAGTGGTTTTGGGAATCGGCAGAGCGATCGGTGAGACTATGGCAGTGATTATGGTAGCCGGCAACCAGGCCAGAATGCCCGCGGGATTGTTGCGGGGAATCCGAACTCTTACTTCCAATATCGTTTTGGAGATGGGCTATGCGGCAGATCTGCACAGAGAGGCTTTGATTGCTACCGGAGTGGTCTTGTTCGTCTTCATCCTGATTATCAATTTAGCAGTATCTTTGCTGAACAGGAGGGCTGAAAATGGAAACTAA
- a CDS encoding substrate-binding domain-containing protein gives MKMKKALAACMAVMMIGSTVLMGCGSQDNSDTGADTKTEATGASGPITVVSREDGSGTRGAFVELFGVQQEDKDGEKIDMTTLDAKVTNSTSVMMTTVAGDVNAIGYISLGSLNDTVKAVKIDGTEPSAENVENESYKVVRPFNIAVKDDVSEAAQDFINFIMSKQGQAVVEENGYIPVGDQPEYKGTSPEGKIVVAGSSSISPVMEKLKEAYEEVNANVTIEVQQSDSTTGMQSVIDGLCDIGMASRELKDSETSEGLSPTVIAQDGIAVIVNNDSGIDELTSDQVKSIYLGDALDWEDVLE, from the coding sequence ATGAAAATGAAAAAAGCGTTAGCGGCATGTATGGCAGTAATGATGATTGGAAGTACCGTTTTAATGGGATGTGGAAGTCAAGACAACAGTGATACAGGTGCAGATACAAAAACAGAAGCTACAGGGGCAAGTGGACCGATTACCGTTGTGTCAAGGGAAGATGGTTCCGGAACCAGGGGTGCCTTCGTAGAATTATTTGGAGTACAGCAGGAGGATAAAGACGGCGAGAAAATAGATATGACGACGCTGGATGCCAAGGTTACGAACAGTACTTCTGTCATGATGACTACGGTAGCAGGAGATGTGAATGCTATCGGATATATTTCTTTAGGTTCTCTGAACGATACCGTAAAGGCAGTTAAAATTGACGGTACAGAGCCGAGCGCAGAGAATGTGGAAAATGAAAGTTATAAAGTAGTTCGTCCGTTCAACATCGCAGTGAAGGATGATGTGAGCGAGGCAGCTCAGGATTTCATCAATTTCATCATGAGCAAACAAGGACAAGCTGTTGTAGAAGAAAACGGTTACATTCCAGTGGGAGATCAGCCGGAGTATAAAGGAACTTCACCAGAAGGAAAAATTGTAGTGGCCGGTTCTTCCTCCATCTCACCAGTTATGGAGAAGCTGAAAGAGGCATATGAGGAAGTTAACGCGAATGTTACAATTGAAGTACAGCAGAGTGATTCTACGACAGGTATGCAGTCGGTCATTGATGGCCTTTGTGACATTGGAATGGCTTCTCGTGAATTAAAAGACAGCGAGACTTCTGAAGGATTGAGTCCTACAGTAATTGCACAGGATGGAATTGCGGTAATTGTAAACAATGACAGCGGAATTGATGAGCTGACTAGCGATCAGGTAAAATCCATTTACCTTGGAGATGCTCTGGATTGGGAAGATGTCTTAGAATAG
- the tig gene encoding trigger factor, producing the protein MKKRWCIAVLAMCMTMAVTGCSGGSEQKDSKTESSAEAGTSKSGSKIIDVDPAKYVKLGDYKGMELTKEVQDVTEEQIQATIDSDLKTNAKTLGEGETAQSGDIVNIDYVGKVDGKEFDGGSTDGQGTDLELGSGSYVEGFEDQLVGAKAGETRDVNVTFPEDYGSEELASKDAVFTVTVNSIKRPAELTDEWVAENTDVKTVDEYRKSIVEDLEKSAEESSQINLGNTAWNNLVSGSEIKKYPEDLLKEETDLVKSQMEEQCKAYGIELSDFLEQMGMNEDDYNTQCEETAKSNLQMIMVAQAVINQEGLSLDDEKSDQIREEMAANYGYESVDDAMKQAGEERFNQNVGIEVVKQFLVDNAKIDTGEATPAADDEAPEDAQE; encoded by the coding sequence ATGAAGAAAAGATGGTGTATCGCTGTTTTGGCCATGTGCATGACTATGGCAGTGACTGGATGCAGTGGCGGGAGCGAGCAGAAGGACTCTAAGACGGAGAGTTCTGCTGAGGCGGGGACGAGTAAATCTGGTTCTAAGATTATAGATGTGGACCCTGCCAAGTATGTAAAACTGGGTGATTATAAAGGAATGGAACTGACGAAAGAAGTGCAGGATGTCACCGAGGAACAGATTCAGGCGACCATCGACAGTGACTTGAAGACGAATGCGAAGACATTAGGTGAGGGAGAGACTGCACAGAGCGGTGACATTGTCAATATTGATTACGTGGGAAAAGTCGACGGAAAGGAATTTGACGGCGGAAGTACGGACGGACAGGGAACCGATCTAGAGCTGGGAAGCGGCAGCTATGTGGAAGGGTTCGAAGATCAGTTGGTAGGAGCGAAAGCCGGTGAGACACGGGATGTAAATGTCACCTTCCCTGAGGATTACGGCAGTGAAGAGCTGGCGAGTAAGGATGCTGTCTTTACTGTGACTGTGAATTCCATTAAGAGGCCTGCTGAGTTGACAGATGAATGGGTGGCTGAGAATACAGATGTGAAGACGGTGGACGAGTATCGTAAATCCATTGTTGAAGATTTGGAAAAGAGTGCAGAGGAATCTTCTCAGATAAATTTGGGGAATACGGCCTGGAACAATCTGGTGTCCGGCAGTGAGATAAAAAAATATCCTGAGGACTTGCTGAAGGAAGAGACGGATTTAGTAAAATCACAGATGGAAGAGCAGTGCAAAGCATATGGAATTGAACTGTCTGACTTTTTGGAGCAGATGGGTATGAACGAGGATGATTACAATACTCAGTGTGAGGAGACTGCAAAGTCTAATCTTCAGATGATTATGGTAGCCCAGGCGGTGATCAATCAGGAAGGGTTGTCTCTGGACGATGAGAAGAGCGATCAAATTCGTGAGGAGATGGCAGCGAACTACGGTTATGAGAGTGTAGACGATGCGATGAAACAGGCAGGCGAGGAGAGGTTTAATCAGAATGTCGGCATAGAGGTTGTGAAGCAGTTCCTGGTAGATAATGCGAAGATTGACACAGGAGAGGCTACACCGGCAGCAGACGATGAGGCGCCTGAGGATGCACAGGAGTAA
- a CDS encoding polysaccharide deacetylase family protein, which produces MKKNVRMILILFCITSLLSGCALLPFSDDNPFAKQGGKKGEKEVAKIEEDPQSQSEESQEQEDKDQKQKEENKQKEDKEKKDKEAEKEKTVKEQADLLAAMYDYDGAIQLLQSQPDYSSNTELQEAVAGYEATKATCVEYPLEEITHVFYHTLIKDTSKAFDGDSKEAGYNQVMTTIDEFNKITQSMYEKGYVLVSLHDMATFHEDGTVTRGKIMLPPDKKPFVLSQDDVSYYHYMDGDGMASRLVLDENGDVKAEYVEDDGTVSVGDYDLVPLLDTFIDEHPDFSYRGRKGILAMTGYNGVLGYRTDIAYKTGENLSEDQQKFLDQNPDFDYEKEVEEAKKVAEAMKKDGWEFASHTWGHRNATSDSAEKLQEDNEKWENYVAPILGKTDMIVFAFGADIGNWEQYTMDNPKFAYYKSRGYNYFCNVDSSQYWVQITDSYVRQGRRNLDGYRMYYNPEMLSDLFDAKEVFDPARPTPVPEM; this is translated from the coding sequence ATGAAGAAAAATGTGCGGATGATTCTGATTTTGTTCTGTATCACCAGTCTTTTGAGCGGATGTGCATTGCTTCCATTTTCTGATGACAATCCTTTTGCGAAACAAGGGGGAAAAAAGGGAGAAAAAGAGGTCGCTAAGATAGAGGAGGATCCTCAAAGTCAGAGCGAAGAATCCCAAGAGCAGGAAGATAAGGACCAAAAACAGAAGGAAGAAAATAAACAAAAAGAAGATAAAGAGAAGAAAGACAAGGAAGCAGAAAAAGAGAAAACGGTGAAGGAGCAGGCAGATTTGCTCGCGGCAATGTACGACTATGATGGAGCGATTCAACTGCTTCAAAGTCAACCGGATTACAGCAGCAATACAGAGCTTCAGGAAGCTGTAGCCGGGTATGAAGCGACGAAAGCTACCTGTGTGGAATATCCATTGGAGGAAATTACTCATGTGTTTTACCACACTTTGATTAAAGATACCAGCAAAGCTTTCGATGGAGACTCGAAAGAAGCAGGCTATAATCAGGTGATGACAACGATTGATGAGTTCAATAAAATTACCCAGTCCATGTATGAGAAAGGATATGTATTGGTCAGCCTTCATGATATGGCCACATTTCATGAAGATGGGACGGTGACCAGAGGGAAGATCATGTTGCCGCCAGACAAAAAGCCGTTTGTTCTATCTCAGGATGATGTGAGCTATTATCATTATATGGACGGAGACGGTATGGCCAGTAGGCTCGTCTTGGATGAGAACGGGGATGTCAAGGCGGAGTACGTGGAAGATGATGGAACGGTATCGGTTGGAGACTACGATCTTGTGCCGCTTTTGGATACCTTTATCGATGAACATCCTGATTTTTCCTACCGTGGACGTAAGGGAATTCTTGCAATGACAGGGTATAACGGAGTGTTGGGCTACCGTACGGATATTGCCTACAAGACCGGGGAGAATCTCAGTGAAGACCAACAGAAGTTTTTAGACCAAAATCCAGACTTTGACTATGAGAAAGAAGTGGAAGAGGCGAAGAAAGTGGCGGAGGCTATGAAAAAAGACGGATGGGAGTTCGCAAGTCATACTTGGGGACACCGCAACGCCACTTCAGACTCTGCTGAAAAGCTTCAGGAGGACAATGAGAAATGGGAGAACTATGTCGCTCCGATTCTTGGAAAGACAGACATGATCGTCTTTGCGTTTGGCGCGGATATAGGCAATTGGGAGCAGTATACGATGGATAATCCTAAGTTCGCGTACTATAAGAGTCGTGGCTACAATTACTTCTGTAATGTGGATTCTAGCCAGTACTGGGTACAGATCACGGATTCTTATGTGAGACAGGGAAGAAGAAACCTGGATGGTTATCGCATGTACTATAACCCAGAGATGCTCTCAGATCTGTTTGATGCGAAAGAGGTCTTTGACCCGGCAAGGCCGACTCCAGTACCGGAGATGTAA
- a CDS encoding DUF1934 domain-containing protein has protein sequence MTKDVLIRIVGLQSLGEADGQEPIELVIGGEYYYQNGSHYLRYEEMVEGFNEKTINYIKISPKGVEVRKKGLINVHMVFEKEKKNVTYYATPFGNIEMGISAARVHLQEGIDHLNAKVDYALEMNGEYVADCFLTIEAQSKDAGHFEI, from the coding sequence ATGACAAAAGATGTGTTAATCCGTATCGTGGGCCTACAGTCTTTGGGAGAAGCGGACGGACAGGAACCGATTGAATTGGTAATCGGTGGGGAGTACTATTATCAAAACGGAAGCCATTACCTGAGATATGAGGAGATGGTGGAAGGGTTTAACGAGAAGACCATCAACTATATTAAGATTAGTCCCAAGGGTGTGGAAGTCCGGAAGAAGGGACTTATCAACGTACATATGGTATTTGAGAAAGAAAAGAAAAATGTGACCTATTATGCAACTCCATTTGGAAATATTGAGATGGGGATTTCAGCGGCCAGAGTGCATCTTCAGGAGGGGATTGACCATTTAAACGCAAAGGTAGATTATGCGTTAGAGATGAATGGAGAATATGTGGCTGACTGTTTCTTGACCATAGAGGCTCAGTCAAAGGACGCAGGACATTTTGAAATTTGA